The Punica granatum isolate Tunisia-2019 chromosome 4, ASM765513v2, whole genome shotgun sequence genome has a window encoding:
- the LOC116203859 gene encoding uncharacterized protein At1g65710-like — protein sequence MGTCLSKKDSSSSSSASPPPAAAAGQAPASTKHSSARTPGSPAPKKVPIPQSKQEAAGPEEESFVKKEVFVIKHRKSHDRDTGGRVVAAPPSDPVENLADGSSRDASEATGNNVGAAATLAVGAGIRTSSCTKEEVESILIQCGRLSHSGSSSGKPTAASSCPASGGRSRRYSGSKRSYDFDHSSENDGRGPVGDARVCDEDEVAGERQRHRQLSRPSSGSQGSRRRTPSRERDQQRSRSTERRRVSRSPGRRSEITSAPAASAAGVSDKPGKLVSVPASVPSSAEPPVQQTSSVRRISVKRNVGEGGRSAASPRSQSPARAKEGPQQAPLSLSRNSSRKAEHSPYRRNLSSDPDHSRKPDQSPYRRNPANDIDPSRKTEQSPHRRNTLSEIDNYSSSAPAPPSNKVGPHVSSRVLSRNNKENEGLENINITQVSVLKPNVDLNSRKAFQGTFSKASYSKETEKLDSGIGSQEQQLQAAAGEAENQKPQKLTKSRSARRSSGHIEFNPEIPSNHSSYTNLLLEDIQNFHQTNPGSISLPDCVNKAHSIFQAVADLNSNTAANISSVLSEDKRAQPQPSYQLSTNCFKDPFVESEVGIGDDLMEPSMHKYVTVKRGSSSTTPGGGDREELESSGSNSFVGGIGTMHNQWEPGSADSSDCWTSSSTSRTGLPSNYLPEDDARRKMSGKMRDGVHEQNGIGRGRVRCR from the exons ATGGGGACTTGCTTGAGCAAGAAGgactcttcctcctcttcttctgccTCTCCTCCACCAGCAGCAGCTGCGGGACAAGCTCCAGCCAGCACGAAACACAGCTCTGCCCGAACTCCCGGCTCCCCGGCCCCAAAGAAAGTTCCCATTCCGCAGTCGAAGCAAGAAGCTGCGGGACCGGAAGAGGAGAGCTTCGTGAAGAAGGAAGTTTTCGTAATCAAGCACCGGAAGAGCCACGATAGGGATACTGGCGGACGTGTCGTGGCAGCCCCACCTTCTGATCCGGTGGAAAATTTGGCGGACGGATCTTCCAGAGATGCATCTGAAGCTACCGGTAATAACGTAGGGGCTGCTGCTACTTTGGCTGTGGGTGCAGGTATAAGGACATCGAGCTGCACGAAGGAGGAGGTGGAATCGATCCTGATACAGTGCGGGCGGCTCAGCCACAGTGGGTCCTCCTCTGGGAAGCCCACGGCTGCCTCGAGCTGTCCCGCATCGGGCGGCAGATCGAGGAGATATTCCGGGTCCAAGAGGAGTTACGACTTTGACCATTCAAGTGAAAATGACGGACGAGGCCCGGTGGGTGATGCACGGGTGTGCGATGAGGATGAGGTGGCTGGAGAGAGGCAGCGGCACCGCCAGCTGTCGAGGCCTTCGTCCGGATCCCAAGGGAGCCGGAGGCGTACCCCGAGCAGGGAAAGGGACCAGCAGCGGTCTCGAAGCACGGAGAGACGCAGGGTGAGTCGATCCCCTGGCAGACGTTCGGAGATCACTTCAGCACCGGCTGCTTCAGCTGCTGGAGTGAGTGACAAGCCGGGGAAGTTAGTCTCGGTGCCTGCTTCGGTCCCATCATCGGCAGAACCACCAGTTCAGCAAACATCATCTGTTAGAAGGATATCTGTCAAGAGGAACGTTGGTGAAGGAGGGAGGAGCGCTGCATCTCCCCGTTCTCAGTCTCCGGCCAGGGCAAAGGAAGGGCCACAGCAGGCTCCATTGTCGCTCAGCCGGAACTCCTCCCGTAAAGCTGAGCACTCACCATACAGGAGAAATCTCTCGAGTGACCCTGACCACTCAAGGAAACCCGATCAGTCCCCATACCGTAGGAACCCAGCCAATGACATCGACCCTTCACGGAAAACTGAGCAGTCCCCCCACCGGAGAAACACTTTGAGTGAAATCGATAACTACTCTTCCTCAGCGCCTGCTCCTCCCTCCAACAAGGTCGGTCCACACGTCAGCAGCAGAGTCCTAAGCCGAAACAACAAAGAAAACGAGGGATTGGAAAATATCAATATAACTCAG GTATCGGTGCTGAAGCCGAACGTTGATCTGAACAGCAGAAAAGCATTCCAAGGGACTTTCAGTAAGGCGAGCTACTCCAAGGAAACAGAGAAGCTCGATAGTGGAATCGGGTCACAGGAGCAGCAACTGCAGGCTGCAGCTGGGGAGGCAGAGAATCAGAAACCACAGAAGCTGACAAAAAGCCGGTCCGCAAGGCGATCCTCAGGCCATATCGAATTCAACCCAGAGATTCCATCGAACCACAGCTCCTATACAAATCTACTTCTCGAAGACATACAGAACTTCCATCAAACTAATCCGGGTTCTATCTCGCTCCCTGATTGCGTTAACAAGGCCCACTCCATTTTTCAGGCAGTCGCTGATCTCAACTCCAACACAGCCGCCAACATCTCCAGCGTGCTGTCTGAGGACAAGAGAGCTCAGCCTCAGCCTTCATATCAGTTAAGTACCAACTGCTTCAAAGATCCATTTGTGGAGTCCGAGGTAGGCATTGGTGATGATCTGATGGAACCGAGCATGCACAAATATGTAACTGTGAAGAGGGGAAGTAGTAGTACTACCCCAGGAGGGGGAGACAGGGAGGAACTGGAATCCTCAGGAAGCAACAGCTTCGTAGGCGGCATTGGAACCATGCACAATCAGTGGGAACCAGGGTCTGCTGATTCGTCTGATTGTTGGACTTCAAGTTCCACTTCTCGAACCGGGCTCCCAAGCAATTATTTGCCTGAAGATGATGCAAGGAGGAAGATGAGCGGAAAAATGAGGGATGGTGTTCACGAACAGAATGGCATTGGGCGTGGCAGGGTTCGCTGTCGGTGA